The Microbulbifer sp. YPW1 genome contains a region encoding:
- a CDS encoding disulfide bond formation protein B, with protein MTLPSPRYTFLLMFLAVVFVLGVAFYLEYVQGLEPCPLCITQRVMFLGVGLTSLIAFLHNPNGVNQIGRRIYGLLVSLWAIGGLYFSGRQLWLQSLPEDQVPACGPGISYMIDVFPMAEVIKTLLTGDGNCAEVQWTLLGLSIAGWAAVGFIGLILFGAWQAFRKH; from the coding sequence ATGACCCTGCCAAGCCCTCGCTACACCTTTCTGCTTATGTTCCTCGCCGTTGTCTTTGTACTCGGTGTCGCGTTTTATCTGGAATACGTCCAGGGCCTCGAACCCTGCCCACTGTGTATCACCCAGCGGGTCATGTTTCTCGGCGTCGGCCTCACCTCCCTGATCGCCTTCCTGCACAACCCCAATGGAGTGAACCAGATCGGGCGGCGCATCTACGGCCTGCTGGTCTCCCTGTGGGCTATCGGCGGCCTGTATTTCTCTGGCCGCCAGCTGTGGCTGCAGAGCCTGCCGGAAGACCAGGTGCCCGCCTGCGGCCCCGGTATCAGCTACATGATCGACGTATTCCCCATGGCTGAGGTGATCAAAACCCTGCTCACCGGCGACGGCAATTGTGCCGAAGTGCAGTGGACCCTGCTCGGCCTCTCCATTGCCGGCTGGGCCGCGGTGGGCTTCATTGGCCTGATCCTGTTTGGCGCCTGGCAGGCATTCCGCAAACACTGA
- a CDS encoding ACP phosphodiesterase, whose product MNYLAHLLLSGPDPDWQLGGLLGDFVKGPLKGERPQAIEDGMRLHRRIDLLSDRHPAYLEALHRLGPQWRRLGGIALDIWFDHLLAKQWQNWHPQSLETFTRNCWSNFHRRRQWIPDNAQAFIQRAEQFKLLPGYREVDVIQRTLERVGMRLRRPQPLADILPLLLADNEALEQDFQRVFTDLSQQAELFRQQTFRQ is encoded by the coding sequence ATGAACTACCTCGCCCACCTGCTTCTCTCCGGTCCGGACCCGGACTGGCAACTGGGCGGGTTACTGGGCGATTTCGTCAAAGGCCCGCTCAAGGGCGAGCGCCCCCAGGCCATTGAAGACGGTATGCGCCTGCACCGGCGCATCGACCTGTTGAGCGACCGCCATCCCGCCTATCTCGAAGCACTCCACCGTCTCGGCCCCCAGTGGCGGCGACTCGGCGGCATCGCCCTGGATATCTGGTTCGACCACCTGCTCGCCAAACAATGGCAGAACTGGCATCCGCAATCCCTGGAAACCTTCACCCGGAACTGCTGGTCAAACTTCCACAGGCGCCGCCAATGGATACCCGACAACGCACAGGCATTTATTCAGCGCGCCGAGCAATTTAAACTGCTGCCCGGCTACCGCGAGGTAGATGTCATCCAGCGCACACTGGAACGGGTCGGCATGCGCCTGCGGCGCCCGCAGCCACTGGCAGATATCCTGCCGCTGCTGCTGGCCGATAACGAAGCGCTGGAGCAGGACTTTCAACGGGTGTTTACCGACTTGTCGCAACAGGCCGAACTGTTCCGACAACAAACATTCCGCCAGTAA
- the gshA gene encoding glutamate--cysteine ligase, with translation MTTFNLAELAQPEALALLKGIRRGIEKESLRVSPEGELAHTEHPRGLGSALTHECITTDFAEALLEFITPPVATPEQALEKLDQIHRYTYSQIGDERLWVNSMPGRIGRDEDIPVARYGSSHSGTMKTIYRLGLGLRYGRAMQTIAGIHYNFSLPDSFWQWLQAKEGSDESLQDFKTRRYFDLIRNFRRHYWLLIYLFGAAPAVCGTFVQDREHKLQSFDGDGRSLYAPQATSLRMGDLGYTSDAQKSLIVCYNDLPSYLTTLCAAISRPYPPYHEQGVKDANGEYQQLSTGLLQIENEFYSPIRPKNPAGMGETALSALDARGVEYIEVRCLDLNPFVPLGVEAPQMRFIDAFLLHCLLSDSPQADDADYRAIQENQSRIVYQGRDPEIQLVHNGSERKLTDWASELLDEISPMAELLDSAWESHDYQRAVSAQRDKIDGKVPTPAAQMLAEMHEHKQTFFQWAQAKAEQHRQYFLERPLSEAEQAEYQRLAEESLQQQAAVEAADTGTFEDFLGQYYAQYTFCQKGL, from the coding sequence GTGACCACGTTCAACCTGGCCGAACTGGCCCAGCCGGAAGCTTTAGCTCTGTTAAAGGGCATTCGCCGCGGCATCGAGAAAGAAAGCTTGCGGGTTTCCCCCGAGGGCGAATTGGCGCACACCGAGCACCCCCGCGGCCTCGGTTCCGCACTCACCCACGAGTGCATCACCACCGACTTTGCCGAAGCCCTGCTGGAGTTCATCACGCCGCCGGTAGCCACCCCGGAACAGGCGCTGGAAAAGCTCGACCAGATCCACCGCTATACCTACAGCCAGATCGGCGACGAACGCCTGTGGGTCAACAGCATGCCCGGCCGCATCGGTCGCGATGAAGACATTCCCGTTGCCCGCTATGGCAGCTCCCACAGCGGCACCATGAAAACCATTTACCGGCTCGGTCTCGGCCTGCGCTACGGCCGCGCCATGCAGACCATTGCCGGTATCCACTACAATTTCTCCCTGCCAGACAGTTTCTGGCAGTGGCTACAAGCGAAAGAAGGCAGTGACGAATCGCTGCAGGATTTCAAAACCCGCCGCTACTTCGACCTGATCCGCAACTTCCGTCGCCACTACTGGCTGCTGATCTACCTGTTCGGCGCCGCTCCCGCGGTGTGCGGCACCTTCGTGCAGGATCGCGAGCACAAGCTGCAATCATTCGACGGCGACGGACGCAGCCTGTATGCGCCCCAGGCCACCTCCCTGCGCATGGGCGACCTGGGCTATACCAGCGACGCACAGAAATCCCTGATCGTCTGCTACAACGACCTGCCCAGCTATCTGACCACCCTGTGCGCGGCCATCAGCCGACCCTATCCGCCCTACCATGAGCAGGGCGTGAAAGATGCCAACGGCGAGTACCAGCAGCTCTCCACCGGCCTACTGCAGATCGAAAACGAGTTCTACTCCCCGATCCGCCCGAAGAACCCGGCGGGCATGGGGGAGACCGCGCTCTCCGCACTCGACGCCCGCGGTGTCGAATATATCGAGGTGCGCTGTCTGGACCTCAATCCCTTCGTACCCCTCGGCGTCGAAGCCCCGCAGATGCGCTTTATCGACGCCTTCCTGCTGCACTGCCTGCTCAGCGACAGCCCGCAGGCGGATGACGCCGACTACCGCGCAATCCAGGAAAACCAGTCGCGCATCGTCTATCAGGGGCGCGACCCGGAAATCCAGCTGGTGCACAACGGCAGCGAGCGCAAGCTCACCGACTGGGCCTCGGAGCTGCTCGACGAAATCAGCCCCATGGCAGAGCTGCTCGACAGCGCCTGGGAGAGTCACGACTACCAGCGCGCCGTATCCGCCCAGCGCGACAAGATCGATGGCAAGGTCCCGACCCCGGCGGCGCAGATGCTCGCGGAAATGCACGAGCACAAGCAGACCTTCTTCCAGTGGGCCCAGGCCAAGGCCGAGCAACACCGCCAGTACTTCCTCGAGCGCCCGCTGAGTGAGGCAGAACAGGCGGAATACCAGCGCCTGGCCGAGGAATCCCTGCAGCAGCAAGCCGCGGTTGAAGCCGCAGACACGGGTACGTTCGAGGATTTTCTCGGGCAGTATTACGCCCAGTACACCTTCTGTCAGAAAGGTTTATAA
- a CDS encoding malic enzyme-like NAD(P)-binding protein — MTDSLRQAALDYHAMPTPGKLSVELTTPAQTQEDLSLAYSPGVAEPVREIAKDPEAAYLYTGKGNLVAVISNGSAILGLGNLGPLASKPVMEGKSLLFKRFADINSVDIEVDCPSPERFIETVAAIANTFGGINLEDIKAPECFHIEETLIERCSVPVFHDDQHGTAIVTVAGMLNALEIQGKTIGDVRIVCLGAGAAATACCKLLLAAGAKKEQITMLDSRGVIHSGRSDINAYKGEWARDTEMRTLDDAIEGADVFLGVSGPDLLSAEQLAHMAPNPVVFACSNPNPEIAPELAHATRDDLIMATGRSDYPNQVNNVLCFPFIFRGALDVRATRINEDMKLAAIEAIRKIAREEVPEAVRAGYGGVELSFGSDYILPKPTDPRLLPEVAAAVARAAVDSGAARLPYPAHYPLKTL; from the coding sequence ATGACCGACTCCTTGCGCCAGGCAGCGCTCGATTATCATGCCATGCCGACACCGGGCAAACTTTCGGTGGAGCTCACAACCCCTGCACAAACCCAGGAAGACCTGTCCCTGGCCTACAGTCCGGGCGTGGCAGAGCCGGTGCGCGAAATCGCCAAAGACCCCGAAGCCGCCTACCTGTATACCGGCAAGGGCAACCTGGTAGCGGTAATCTCCAATGGCAGCGCCATCCTCGGTCTCGGCAACCTGGGGCCGCTGGCCTCCAAGCCGGTAATGGAAGGTAAATCGCTGCTGTTCAAACGTTTTGCCGACATCAACTCGGTGGATATTGAAGTGGACTGCCCCAGTCCCGAGCGTTTTATCGAGACGGTCGCGGCCATCGCCAACACCTTTGGCGGTATCAACCTGGAAGACATCAAGGCGCCGGAGTGTTTCCACATCGAGGAGACCCTGATCGAGCGCTGCTCGGTACCGGTGTTCCACGACGACCAGCACGGCACCGCCATCGTCACCGTGGCCGGCATGCTCAACGCGCTGGAGATCCAGGGTAAAACGATCGGAGACGTGCGCATCGTGTGCCTCGGCGCGGGTGCGGCCGCCACTGCCTGCTGCAAGCTACTGCTGGCCGCCGGCGCCAAGAAAGAACAGATCACCATGCTCGACAGCCGCGGTGTTATCCACTCCGGTCGCAGCGACATCAACGCCTACAAGGGCGAGTGGGCACGGGATACCGAAATGCGGACCCTGGACGACGCCATCGAAGGCGCCGATGTATTCCTCGGCGTATCCGGCCCGGATCTGCTGAGCGCGGAACAATTGGCACATATGGCCCCCAATCCGGTGGTATTCGCCTGTTCCAACCCCAACCCGGAAATCGCCCCGGAACTGGCCCACGCCACCCGCGACGACCTGATCATGGCCACCGGCCGCTCGGACTACCCGAACCAGGTGAACAACGTACTGTGCTTCCCGTTCATCTTCCGCGGTGCACTGGACGTGCGCGCCACGCGTATTAACGAGGATATGAAACTGGCCGCCATCGAGGCGATCCGCAAGATCGCACGCGAGGAGGTGCCGGAAGCAGTGCGCGCAGGTTACGGCGGTGTGGAACTGAGCTTCGGTTCCGATTACATCCTGCCCAAGCCCACCGACCCGCGCCTGTTGCCGGAAGTGGCCGCAGCCGTTGCGCGCGCCGCGGTGGACAGCGGCGCCGCACGCTTGCCGTATCCGGCGCACTACCCGCTGAAAACCCTCTAG
- a CDS encoding thermonuclease family protein: MIPAAKKKTPRASLGVFFCACLFLFISALLPAQVFADCVLGEADEVVALKKVVDGDTLRLKDGRRVRLIGVNTPELAHGRRRAQPLAQEAKEFTERFLAGGDLELVYDKDRYDNHGRLLAHVYNHRGDSLESALLSAGLAFHIAVAPNLSLAECLASREERAREYQRGVWAPGVWPVLEASQVRPGDGGFVLLTGRVEKTDRNRFLWLELDGPVAVRLDPKRDYGHRNGRNWQGRQIVVKGWLVDRGKRYSSRNRENKRWFIASDSEFTIEISRN; the protein is encoded by the coding sequence GTGATTCCGGCAGCGAAGAAAAAGACGCCCAGGGCCTCCCTCGGCGTCTTTTTTTGTGCCTGCCTGTTTCTGTTTATCAGCGCGCTGCTGCCCGCGCAGGTGTTCGCCGACTGCGTACTGGGCGAGGCGGACGAGGTGGTCGCGCTCAAGAAGGTGGTGGACGGCGACACCCTGCGTCTCAAAGACGGCCGCCGGGTGCGTCTTATCGGCGTCAACACACCGGAGCTGGCCCACGGCCGGCGCCGCGCACAGCCACTGGCGCAGGAGGCGAAGGAGTTTACCGAGCGCTTCCTGGCCGGGGGCGACCTGGAACTGGTTTACGACAAGGACCGCTACGACAACCACGGCCGCCTGCTCGCCCATGTCTACAACCATCGCGGCGACAGCCTCGAGTCCGCGCTGCTCTCCGCCGGCCTCGCCTTCCACATCGCGGTCGCGCCCAATCTCAGTCTCGCCGAGTGCCTTGCCAGCCGCGAGGAGCGCGCCCGGGAGTACCAGCGCGGCGTCTGGGCCCCGGGAGTATGGCCGGTGCTCGAAGCCTCCCAGGTGCGACCGGGAGATGGCGGCTTTGTGCTGCTCACCGGCAGGGTCGAGAAAACCGATCGCAACCGCTTCCTGTGGCTGGAACTGGACGGCCCGGTAGCGGTGCGCCTGGATCCGAAACGGGATTATGGCCACCGAAACGGGCGCAATTGGCAAGGGCGTCAAATAGTGGTGAAAGGCTGGCTGGTGGACCGAGGCAAGAGATATTCATCCCGGAATAGGGAGAATAAAAGATGGTTTATTGCGTCCGATTCTGAATTTACTATCGAAATTAGTAGAAATTAA
- the rpmE gene encoding 50S ribosomal protein L31: MKTDIHPNYSEITATCSCGNSYKMGSTLGKDIQLDVCANCHPFYTGKQREASTGGRVDRFKKRFGSRISK, translated from the coding sequence ATGAAAACCGATATCCACCCGAATTACAGCGAAATCACCGCGACCTGCTCCTGTGGCAACTCCTACAAAATGGGTTCCACTCTGGGCAAGGACATCCAGCTGGACGTTTGCGCAAACTGCCACCCGTTCTACACCGGCAAGCAGCGCGAAGCGAGCACCGGCGGCCGCGTAGACCGCTTCAAGAAGCGCTTCGGCAGCCGCATTTCCAAGTAA
- a CDS encoding transcriptional regulator: MKALSALDPLLEHRLRLGTCVLLAKHGEITFARLKSQLQATDGNLGAQLRKLEERGYIAARKDFVERKPTTWYQLTPAGRTALNGHMAALQALIDTSGTGG, translated from the coding sequence ATGAAGGCGCTGAGCGCACTGGACCCGCTGCTGGAGCACCGCCTCCGCCTGGGCACCTGTGTACTGCTGGCCAAGCACGGCGAAATCACCTTCGCCCGTCTCAAGTCCCAGCTGCAGGCTACCGACGGCAATCTGGGGGCGCAATTACGCAAACTGGAAGAGCGCGGCTATATTGCAGCACGCAAGGATTTTGTGGAGCGCAAGCCGACCACGTGGTATCAGCTGACACCTGCCGGTCGCACTGCCCTGAACGGGCATATGGCCGCTCTGCAGGCGTTGATCGACACCAGCGGCACCGGTGGCTGA
- a CDS encoding primosomal protein N': MEQAAAHTGGVHGILRLAVPVPLRRLFDYLPPQGLTAEDLRPGQRYWVSFGNRNLVAVLVEVVSDSPLAELKPALERIDRQPIFDDRSRGFLQWAADYYQAPLGELYAAALPVALRKGKPADHWAEQWLELTTEGKGLPETALARARKQQELLQLLLRSGRQSRTALNARGLNSSVCKALIERGLARWVSGPTAPPPLEVVEPRPAPELNDEQRQVIDGVAATGFSASLLEGTTGSGKTEVYLRLMERALQRGQQALLLVPEIGLTPQTLRRIAARFPDFRIAALHSGLADGERARAWLSAASGVADIVIGTRSAIFTPLPRLGVILIDEEHDGSFKQQDGVRYSARDLSLVLAKRADVPVLLGSATPSLESLHNALSGRYQHLRLRQRAGNARPPEISVVPTFHQQLQEGFAPQVLRHIGETLNRGEQALVFINRRGYSPALTCDDCGWLADCPHCSAKLTLHRRQRQLRCHHCDYRMREVHNCPQCHSRNLNALGAGTERSEDFLTHTFANFPVIRVDRDTTASKQALDKLLEPARNGEPCLLLGTQMLAKGHHLPRVTLVVIQDADGGLFSADFRAPERMGQLLEQVAGRAGRGDLPGHVLVQSRYPEHPLLQLLLNKGYGAFARQLMEERKIAQLPPARAMALVRAECEEPRWAEEFLSSAREYLQAMAPPSPELQYLGPVPALLERKSGRFRFYVQITADKRGLLQKLLAQFSSWAEGNRNRRIRWAIDMDAQELS; this comes from the coding sequence TTGGAGCAAGCGGCGGCACATACAGGCGGAGTGCACGGCATCCTGCGATTGGCGGTGCCGGTACCGTTGCGTCGTCTGTTTGACTATCTGCCGCCGCAAGGACTCACCGCGGAAGACCTGCGTCCCGGGCAGCGTTACTGGGTCTCCTTTGGCAATCGCAACCTGGTGGCCGTACTGGTGGAGGTGGTTTCCGACTCGCCGCTGGCGGAGCTGAAGCCCGCCCTGGAGCGGATCGACCGCCAGCCCATTTTTGACGATCGCAGCCGCGGCTTTCTGCAGTGGGCTGCGGATTACTATCAGGCGCCGCTGGGTGAACTCTACGCGGCCGCACTGCCGGTAGCCCTGCGCAAGGGCAAGCCGGCGGATCACTGGGCGGAGCAGTGGCTCGAGCTCACTACCGAGGGCAAGGGGCTGCCGGAAACAGCGCTGGCGCGGGCCAGGAAACAGCAGGAATTGTTGCAGCTGCTGTTGCGCAGTGGGCGCCAGAGTCGCACCGCACTGAATGCCCGCGGGCTCAACAGCAGTGTGTGCAAGGCGCTGATCGAGCGCGGGCTCGCGCGCTGGGTATCGGGGCCCACCGCACCGCCGCCACTGGAGGTAGTGGAACCGCGCCCGGCCCCGGAACTGAATGACGAGCAGCGCCAGGTGATCGACGGTGTGGCTGCCACCGGGTTCAGCGCCTCGCTACTCGAGGGCACTACCGGCAGTGGCAAGACCGAGGTTTACCTGCGCCTGATGGAGCGTGCCCTGCAGCGGGGGCAGCAGGCGCTGCTGCTGGTGCCCGAGATCGGCCTGACGCCCCAGACCCTGCGCAGAATTGCCGCGCGCTTTCCCGACTTCCGTATCGCCGCCCTGCACTCCGGTCTCGCCGATGGTGAGCGCGCCCGGGCCTGGCTGTCGGCGGCAAGCGGTGTGGCGGACATTGTGATCGGCACCCGCTCCGCCATTTTTACCCCGCTGCCGCGGCTGGGGGTGATTCTGATTGACGAGGAGCACGACGGCTCTTTCAAACAGCAGGACGGGGTGCGCTACTCCGCCCGCGACCTGTCGCTGGTCCTCGCCAAGCGCGCCGATGTGCCAGTATTGCTGGGTTCCGCCACCCCGTCGCTGGAGAGCCTGCACAACGCCCTGAGCGGGCGCTACCAGCACCTGCGCCTGCGTCAGCGCGCGGGCAATGCGCGTCCGCCGGAAATCAGCGTGGTACCGACGTTTCACCAACAGCTGCAGGAAGGATTTGCGCCGCAGGTATTGCGGCATATCGGCGAAACTCTCAACCGTGGCGAACAGGCGCTGGTGTTTATCAACCGCCGCGGCTATTCCCCGGCACTCACTTGCGACGACTGCGGCTGGCTCGCGGACTGCCCGCACTGCTCTGCCAAGCTCACCCTGCACCGCCGCCAGCGCCAACTGCGCTGTCACCACTGCGACTACCGCATGCGCGAAGTGCACAATTGCCCGCAGTGCCACAGCCGCAACCTGAATGCACTGGGTGCCGGCACCGAGCGCAGTGAGGACTTCCTTACCCATACCTTTGCGAATTTCCCGGTAATCCGCGTGGATCGCGATACCACCGCCAGCAAGCAGGCGCTGGACAAACTGCTGGAACCCGCGCGCAACGGGGAGCCCTGCCTGCTGCTCGGCACCCAGATGCTGGCCAAGGGCCACCACCTGCCGCGGGTCACCCTGGTGGTGATCCAGGATGCCGACGGCGGATTGTTCAGTGCCGACTTCCGCGCACCGGAACGCATGGGGCAGCTGCTCGAGCAGGTGGCCGGCCGCGCCGGCCGCGGCGACCTGCCGGGACACGTGCTGGTACAGAGTCGCTACCCCGAGCACCCCCTGCTGCAGTTGCTGCTGAACAAGGGCTACGGCGCCTTCGCCCGCCAGTTGATGGAGGAGCGCAAGATCGCCCAGCTGCCGCCGGCGCGGGCAATGGCGCTGGTGCGCGCCGAATGCGAAGAGCCGCGCTGGGCGGAGGAGTTTCTCAGCAGTGCGCGGGAATACCTGCAGGCCATGGCGCCGCCCTCGCCGGAACTGCAGTATCTGGGACCGGTGCCGGCGCTGCTGGAGCGCAAGTCCGGACGCTTCCGTTTCTATGTGCAGATCACCGCCGACAAGCGCGGCTTGTTGCAGAAACTGCTCGCGCAGTTCAGCAGCTGGGCCGAGGGCAACCGCAATCGGCGCATACGCTGGGCGATCGACATGGATGCCCAGGAATTATCGTAA
- a CDS encoding SPOR domain-containing protein, which yields MARRNTRRQQSTGKPAWVWFVLGNFVGGFAVFVFLLNDLKIEQGKVAARAEKPAAREPAPAEAKPRFDFYKLLEENEVKVPEPKKQQARVKAGEEKSGDTAQRVEPKSDLVYILQAASFRDKAEADRLRAQLMLANLDVKVESATDTRGTWHRVLVGPYTNRSKMAAARSVLAEHRLMPLVLKRPAKG from the coding sequence ATGGCTCGCCGCAATACCCGCCGCCAACAATCCACCGGCAAACCCGCCTGGGTCTGGTTTGTACTGGGCAACTTCGTCGGTGGTTTCGCGGTGTTTGTATTCCTGCTGAATGACCTCAAGATCGAACAGGGCAAGGTTGCAGCCCGGGCCGAAAAGCCCGCCGCCCGCGAGCCGGCACCAGCGGAAGCCAAGCCGCGCTTTGATTTCTACAAGTTGCTGGAAGAGAACGAAGTCAAAGTGCCCGAGCCGAAGAAGCAGCAGGCGAGAGTAAAAGCGGGAGAAGAGAAAAGCGGGGATACCGCGCAACGGGTAGAGCCAAAATCCGACCTGGTCTACATCCTCCAGGCTGCCAGCTTCCGCGACAAAGCCGAAGCCGATCGTCTGCGTGCACAGCTGATGCTCGCCAACCTGGACGTCAAGGTCGAATCTGCCACCGACACCCGCGGCACCTGGCACCGGGTACTCGTCGGCCCCTATACCAACCGCTCAAAAATGGCCGCGGCGCGTAGCGTGCTCGCGGAACACCGCCTGATGCCGCTGGTGCTCAAGCGACCTGCCAAGGGCTGA
- a CDS encoding DUF2798 domain-containing protein, with the protein MARLKSRYYTLVFAFFMSFFMSTLMSGVVTIINTGVTEGFLSRWLHAGLVAWAVAFPLISLIAPVAHRIARSLVETEV; encoded by the coding sequence GTGGCCCGTTTGAAGTCCCGTTATTACACCCTGGTGTTCGCGTTTTTTATGTCGTTCTTTATGTCGACACTGATGTCGGGTGTGGTAACAATCATCAATACCGGGGTGACCGAGGGCTTCCTGTCGCGCTGGCTGCACGCGGGGCTGGTGGCCTGGGCGGTGGCATTTCCGCTGATTTCCCTGATCGCGCCGGTGGCGCACCGGATCGCGCGCAGCCTGGTGGAAACCGAGGTTTAG
- the hslV gene encoding ATP-dependent protease subunit HslV, whose protein sequence is MQQYRGTTILSVRRGGKVVIGGDGQVSMGNTIMKGNARKVRRLYNDKVIAGFAGGTADAFTLFERFEAKLQAHNGQLTRAAVELAKDWRTDRALRRLEALLAVADETASLIVTGNGDVIQPEDDLIAIGSGGPFAQSAARALLDNTEMDARSIVEQGLKIAGDICVYTNHNNTIEELNY, encoded by the coding sequence GTGCAACAATATCGCGGTACAACCATTCTCTCCGTCCGCCGGGGCGGCAAAGTCGTCATCGGCGGTGACGGTCAGGTTTCCATGGGCAACACCATCATGAAAGGCAACGCCCGCAAGGTTCGCCGCCTCTACAACGACAAGGTCATCGCCGGATTTGCCGGTGGCACCGCCGACGCCTTCACCCTGTTTGAACGCTTCGAAGCCAAACTGCAGGCCCACAACGGCCAGCTCACCCGCGCCGCCGTCGAACTCGCCAAAGACTGGCGTACCGACCGCGCCCTGCGCCGCCTGGAAGCCCTGCTCGCCGTCGCCGACGAAACTGCCAGCCTGATCGTGACCGGCAACGGCGACGTCATCCAGCCGGAAGACGACCTGATCGCCATCGGCTCCGGCGGCCCCTTCGCCCAGTCTGCAGCGCGTGCGCTACTCGACAATACCGAAATGGATGCGCGCAGCATCGTCGAGCAGGGATTGAAAATTGCCGGTGATATCTGCGTGTACACCAACCACAACAATACGATTGAAGAATTGAATTACTAA
- the hslU gene encoding ATP-dependent protease ATPase subunit HslU has protein sequence MSMTPREIVHELDRHIVGQNDAKRAVAIALRNRWRRMQVNEELRAEITPKNILMIGPTGVGKTEIARRLAKLAGAPFIKVEATKFTEVGYVGRDVESIVRDLVEMAIKLERERATEGVKQRAMDAAEDRVLDALLPPARNTDPSEKDSSTRQVFRKKLREGELDDKEIEIDVSANPMGVEIMAPPGMEEMTNQLQGMFSNMSKGKTQKRKLTVKQALKQLTDDEASKLINDEEIKTKAIRSAEQNGIVFIDEIDKVAKRQESGGADVSREGVQRDLLPLIEGCTVTTKYGMIKTDHILFIASGAFHLSKPSDLIPELQGRLPIRVELSSLTSQDFQRILTEPSASLTEQQKALMGTEGVNLEFSEDGIRRIAEVAFEVNESTENIGARRLHTVLERLLEEVSFAGGDGNTTVTIDAGYVDAQLGELSKDEDLSRFIL, from the coding sequence ATGTCCATGACCCCCAGAGAAATCGTCCACGAACTCGATCGCCATATCGTTGGCCAGAACGACGCCAAGCGCGCCGTTGCCATCGCGCTCCGCAACCGCTGGCGCCGCATGCAGGTCAACGAAGAACTGCGCGCGGAAATCACCCCGAAAAACATCCTGATGATCGGCCCCACTGGCGTCGGTAAAACCGAAATCGCCCGTCGCCTCGCCAAGCTGGCCGGCGCGCCGTTTATCAAAGTCGAAGCCACCAAATTCACCGAAGTCGGCTACGTCGGCCGCGACGTCGAATCCATTGTCCGCGACCTCGTCGAAATGGCCATCAAACTCGAGCGCGAGCGCGCCACCGAAGGCGTCAAACAGCGCGCCATGGACGCCGCCGAAGACAGGGTGCTCGACGCCCTGCTGCCCCCCGCTCGCAACACCGACCCCAGCGAAAAAGACTCCAGCACCCGTCAGGTCTTCCGTAAAAAACTGCGCGAAGGTGAGCTCGACGACAAAGAGATCGAAATCGACGTCTCCGCTAACCCCATGGGCGTCGAAATCATGGCGCCTCCGGGCATGGAAGAAATGACCAACCAGCTGCAGGGCATGTTCTCCAACATGTCCAAGGGTAAAACCCAGAAGCGCAAGCTCACCGTCAAGCAGGCGCTCAAGCAACTGACCGACGACGAAGCTTCCAAGCTGATCAACGACGAAGAAATCAAAACCAAAGCCATCCGTTCCGCAGAACAGAACGGCATCGTGTTTATTGACGAAATCGACAAGGTCGCCAAGCGCCAGGAAAGTGGCGGTGCCGACGTATCCCGCGAAGGTGTGCAGCGCGACCTGTTGCCACTGATCGAAGGCTGCACCGTCACCACCAAATACGGCATGATCAAAACAGACCATATTCTGTTTATCGCCTCCGGCGCCTTCCACCTGTCCAAGCCCTCGGACCTGATTCCCGAACTGCAGGGTCGTCTGCCAATTCGCGTGGAGCTGAGCTCGCTGACTTCCCAGGACTTCCAGCGCATCCTCACCGAACCCAGTGCCTCGCTGACCGAACAGCAAAAAGCACTGATGGGCACCGAAGGAGTAAACCTGGAGTTCTCTGAAGACGGCATCCGCCGGATTGCGGAAGTGGCCTTTGAAGTGAACGAATCCACCGAAAATATCGGTGCCCGCCGCCTGCACACGGTTCTCGAAAGATTGCTCGAGGAAGTGTCTTTTGCCGGCGGCGACGGCAATACCACCGTAACCATCGATGCGGGCTACGTGGACGCGCAGCTCGGTGAGTTGAGCAAGGACGAAGACCTGTCCCGCTTTATTCTTTAA